TTAAGGATGACGATTGTTTGGCCAAACATTGACACAGAACTGATTGGGCCTGGCGAAAACATTTATCAGATTGCGCCCCTGTCGTATGAAACAATGATAACATACCGTAGAGCTCCTTGAACTTCAACCAGTGAGTCCACTCCTGCTGTCCAGGTCGCGGCAGATCCCGCAGGTTTCCAATTatcggcttcggcttcgggCCTGGAGGAAGTGGTGCAAGCGTCTTCTTTCGAAGTAGCATTATCTTTACAAAATACAGAAAGGCCAGCCCCAGAAGGACACTGCCTAACGTTGGTAGAGGCATTGTGACAGCCATCATCTACTAGAAGTACAGACAACAAAGAATAGAAGGAATGAAGGAAGTACTATACAGTGCAAGGATCAAGTCCAGATCAACGGCGGGGCGGCGTGGCTCTTATGCACGAGAACAAACGCCACCCTACGTGCATGCTGAACTTACTGTCAGCACAGTAGTGGCGAGATAATTAATCTAGTCGGTATGTTAGCTCTATAATTTGGTCACTACCATTCTTCGATATTTTCATGATTGGTCTGCCGATTGTTTTTAGAGTTAAAGTATGGACACAAAGGGAAGTAGCTAGCACTTGGCTCCGCACTTAAAGCCTCGGCTGGCAACTCCCAAAGAGCAAAAGAGGGGATAAGTTGAAGAGATACGCAGAAGTTCTTGTAGGGATGGTCTTGATGCAACAGGCCCCATCACAGAAACTAGTGGTTTCGGATATACGCACCCTATTTGGTTTAGTTTCAGCCTTAGGGGAGGTATTGGAAGTCGCACGTCCAGCAACTTCCTCTCCTTGGAAAACAAAGTTGTATACCGGTTTCTGTTGACAGTGTCGAAACTCTAATAAGAGCAAGAAGTATTACGTTTGCTCACCCACGTTCCCTTCCTTGAGGCTTACCACCAACGGTGTCTTCCCATTTCACAACAACCGTTCGTTCGTGGCCACAACTCGTCTCGGACAAAGCTGGTCCAATTTCTCAAGAGTTGTGTCATCGATGGTCTACTCTAGCAAGTAGGATCGAAAAGATTAGTAGAGGCTTAAGAGAAGATTACCCGCTAACTCTGGCCTGGAAGACCTGCGCGACATTCTTGTAGCCGTTCATTCATGTCATCCTAtacctctccttttctcttcctctaccTTAGATAAACAACATACTAGCTAGCATTTCCCAACATGATGCTATCCTCAAGTGGCATCCCGGGAGAAAGCCACATCAATGTGGCTCTTGCTCTGGCCGGGTCATTGAGGGATAGCTTGGATCATGGTCAACCTGCGACTTTCTTAGATCACTTCAGAATGCCCAACGCCGTGGTCTTGTCCTTATGGTACACACCGGTATCCTATTCCTGGACAGGCTCGACAGGAGAGACGACTAGTACCTGCATAGATAGCAGTGGTAACTCATGGTATCGCGCTACAATGCAAATGCGTTGCCCTGGATCTACCCACTATCACCTATCCTGGCTGGCTAATCTCAAGGCTCTCCTTTGGCAAAACAAGGAAGACAGTGGTGCCAGCTCTCAACTGCTCTGTAATATAAGACAGCAATAAGGTGCAGGGAGTGTAGAACTGTATCAAAATGATTAGAATGACTATCGCTCCTCCGTAGTTACCGCCGAATGGGATCCCTACTCAAACAATTCAAATCGGCCAACGTCAGCAGTAATTTAACTACCTATCAAGCCCACGGATTAGCACAATGTTACCGGCAACAGATTAGTGgacaataaaaataaaaatgaaagtgagggagaaaaagagtgCCATAAGAGAAAAGCGATTGGTGAAAAAAAGTAcggaggaaaaaagaaaaatgaatctccccgactgggagtcgaacccaggtctcccgcgCTTGTTCTCGTATGAGATGACAAgcggaaatcatgaccgtTAGACCATCGAGGACTTGTTGTGAAAAGCTTTACTTTTTAGGTACATAGCCCAAGTTATTAGTACCTAGAGGGACTAGAAATGGCTTTACCATCCCGGTCCATTTTAGCAAGTGTCTTAGGGAACAACTTTCTCACTTCAATGCCTTTAGGCCTGCACAAGTGATCGCTCGGACATTACTCAAGACTAATAGGGCCTACAAGTAAATAAATCCTACCAAGCTATAGGATTAAGTCTTACAGTTGAACTTTTTCTTCTAAACTTCATATTCattggatatatatattcgtCAGGGAACAACATTTGCCTAAAATTTCAAGGTTAAAAACCCACAATaatgaatgaatgataaGTTCACGGGTCTGTTCGATTCTTGTCAAATcaccaaagaaaagcatcATTGTCAAAATAGGTTTCAATTGATTATGATCGCTATCACCTAATACCGATCCGCGCCCTAACTTTGAGTTGTCGACATGAGTGTACATGATATATACATCTTTTCAAAGGTTCTTTAtagatctactattttattaagacCCGCACGCCCTTGCTATCCATCTTCGGGAAAGGCAGGAACATATCATGTGCAAGTGTCACGTCCTCAAGTGTAGTTTCATACAACTCGAAATCTAATTCTCGGAGGACCTTGGGAAGGGCGAGGAGAATTTCGGACCGCGCGAGACTGTCCAAGAATTAGTGTGGAGGATTGACAGTGGGTAAAAGGAAGCATACTTCATGCCAATGCATTGTCTTGACCCTTTGGTGAACGCCACCATATACTTTTCTAAATGCTTGCGCTGTTCTAGGTCTAGCCAACGCTCGGGAATGAACTTATGTGAGTCGGGGAATATGCGCTCATCATGATGCATCAACGTGCTCGACATTCCAACGGGAGTCTGCTTGGTAAGTATACAATTGTTCAGCATGTTAAGATAGAGATATTTAGACTTACCCCGGCGGGTATAGACCATTCCCTGAACTGCAGGGCTCTATCGGGTGCAACTCTTTGCAATCGAGTGCTGAGGCCGTACGAAAGTCTGGATCGAGTTATTAGTAAACGCCAgatatttctaataattgTGGTCACAGAAGGGTCGTACCTTAATCCTTCAAGGATGACTGATGTCTAAGTGTCAGACAGTTAGTGGAATGAATACTCAACATAGATACTTTTACCAGGACATACCAGGTAAGGCATTTTCTCGAAATCTAACAGAGTAGCCGTCCGATCAGGATCCAGCTGGTTGAGCTCCTCTCTCAATTTCTGCAACTTGTCTGGACTGTGAAGCAGGTAGAACATCGTCCAAGTCAAAGCTTTGCCTGTAGTCTCAGCTCCTGCACCGACCACTACCTGAACTTCCTGCCACAAGCGCTCCGGAGATTTCTCCTCCGGCGGAAGATTGCTATTGAGAACGTCGTGAAAGAAAGTGGGATGACTGAATTGACTCTTAACTTTGTCATATCCGTTGGCGTTTTGCTCCTCCATGATCGACGCTATGACCTCACGGCAGCGACGTTGGAAATGGAATGTCAAGTCCATCTCGGGATTTAACCAGGATAGCCAACTTTCGGGTAGCGCATTAAATACTTTAATAAGCCAGGGGAAAGGTTTGATATAGACGCCCGACTTCGCAACTCCACTCAGTGTCCTGCTCCATCGCGGAACAAAGTCCGGCTCATCGAGGTAGTGGAACCCAGCACCCATAGTGTAATCGGTCACAACATCAGTTGCGAAACAGGTAAACGGATATTGAAGCGCGACTGGGGTTCCTGTTCCCTTGAATTCCCTCAGACGGTCGTACAGCTTGTCGACCAAACCCTGGATGAGAGGTTCGAGCTTTCGTATCCGTGTCATCGCAAAGTAAGGGTTCATGTTGGAGCGCAGGAGGCGGTGATGATAATGGTCCACTGTCGCCATTGCCGTCTTGGTAAGCCCGAATTGCCGTGTGTAATACTCATATTTATTTCGCGGACTGTCTCGAGAATATAATACTTCATAATAATCGGGGTCACTGATATGGAGTTCCCAGGGACTGATACGCACGATGGGACCTGGGATTAAGGTACAATTAGCATTGTGTCACTATATTTTGCCATACCAATGGCTTGTTACGTGTAGTATGTACCATATTTTTCATGCATCCGAATGATTTGGAATGTATACTGGCCCTCGCAGTAAATATCGTAGTACAGTTCATACCATAATGTAAGCGCAGCCAACTTAGGGCCGGGGAACTTGGCCAATGGGGACAGCCATAATCGATACACAGCCAGAGAAATCAGATAGCCTGCCCCTGCTAAGGCGATGATCCAGGGTTGAAAAAGGAACTGAAACATGCCTCGATCTCGCACAACGTCAGCGCGAAGGacaaaaagggggaaaaagcaaaaattgGGCGATCGGGCGAAACATGACCAGGGCTACGATGTTATTTACGCAGTTCTCTCTTCTTTACCTTCCACCAATACCGAAGGATGCACCATCGACCGTTAGTATTTCACCCCCGCCCCCATATTAAAACGGTACTGCAGGTATCTCCACAGTCTAAGAAATGGCTGTCCTGTCGGAGCAGCCGATCCCTCGGAGGACACTCCGTTTATTGAAAATCTTGCCGTTGGCAGTAGCTCTTGGCTCATTAGTGCAGCGCTATGATCCATCACCTCCCCGAAAAGTCCAATCATGCAACCGATAGCTGGCGGTATTATGTCTCAGGACAGGGGCTTCGCAAGTGGTTTTCCCTTTGCCGAATCCTTGCGTCCCATGTGTTTGCCTTTTGTCACGGAATAATCCACATGGCTTATAAGCGATCAGAGACCCTCTTGGTCCATTTGTGATCCGTCATATTGATCCCATTAAACACACCATGTGCTCGCACGCGAATGCCGATCTACCCATTGATCCAGAGGTTCGTGTTCCAGATTTGGAAGATAAATTATAGAACTCTATTAAAATGATTATTATTCTGCGTTCAGGCCGACGCGGATCTCTACAGCGATGAGGACTACTCCAGCACGTACGTATCGCTTAGGGTTCACTTTAGTCGCTGATTCGACTCACTAACCGAATTAAACTCAACAGAGCCGGCAGTTCGACAACATCTTTGTCGTCCAGTATCTTAAATTATCAGTGGGTATTTTGATTTAGACTCATAAAGTCAAATCTAACGTTTGCTCTGCCAGATACGAGGTCTGAATCTGAATGACCACCCATCATTTTCAACAACTGACGTAGCGATAGAACGGACGGCGGTATCATGCATATCGACAAGGAGAATATGTCATTGTAAGTTCTTTATCATCAATCATCTGGCCATGAACTGACCGGCATCGCCCAGCCAAATGATGAAAGAGAACAAGATCGATTAGACCTGGTATTTCAACCCTCAACCTCACCCTGCCAGTTACTTCTCTCACTCTCGAAAGGGTCACCACATATGTAGCCTCGTGCTGGGAGGAGCATTATATAAATCTCCAATATCAGAAAACCCACGAAGAATCCTAGATTTAGGGACCGGAACGGGCTTATGGGCGATTGCCATGGCTGAGTACGAAGCTAAACATATCTGAAGTACGCCACTGACAATAGATAGTCAGTACCCAGAGGCACATGTCATCGGTTAGCACAGTCAACACCTTCATTCTAGTTTCACTGCTGATTGGTAATAGGGACGGACCTGAGCCCCATTCAACCTTCATGGTATGAGCCTGCTTGACTTCAAATATAGGAAATGGGATGGATTATTGAGTATAACTTCATCAGGGTTCCACCGAATTGTGTCTTTGAGATCGACGACTTCGAGCTTCCGTGGAACTTCACCCAACCATTTGATTTCATCCATGCCCGCAGCGTTGAGGGATCCGTCAAAGACTTCCCGCATCTCTTTCGCCAAGCGCATCAGAGCCTCGTCCCTGGTGGCTGGTTTGAAATGATGGAACCCACCGTCGACATCTTCTCCGACGACGATAGTGTTTCGAAAGCGCCGCATCTATCTGAATGGCGGGATATGTTGATCGAGGCGAGTGGAAAGTTTGGCAAGGAGATGGGGGCGGCGAAAAATTACAAGAAGTGGATGACTGAGGCAGGCTTCACTGATGTGACAGAGGAAATATTCAAGGTTGGTAGCTCGTTGACGAGAAGAAATCGGTATTGTTGACTTTTCCAGGTGCCGTTTTCGCCATGGGCCAAAGACCCCAAGCTGAAGGAGCTGGGACGGTACCAGCAAGCTAATATGCTGGAGGCGCTCGATGCGTACTCATTGGCGCTGTTCACTCGATTCTTGGGTTGGAGCGTTGATCAGATTCAGATGCTCTTAGTCGGGGTTCGACAAGAATTGTTAGACCGGAAGCTACATATCTACTCGCGGTACTATTTGGTCTACGGTCGGAAGGAGATAGAAGGTTCGTAGCCATCAGGTTGGGGATGTTGGGAGAGTCAAATATGGTATGGTTTACCTGTCCATCACTGCATTTCAAACCATACCCGCCTTGCATGATAccaccattttctttctttcttggtttgtttttgtttatttcGAGCAGGAATATCACATTCTCCACCCTCCGCAGTTGAGCTCAATTTAATCCAAAGCAATATTAAGAGCATTCTCCTGATAGGCAGAG
This Aspergillus flavus chromosome 1, complete sequence DNA region includes the following protein-coding sequences:
- a CDS encoding uncharacterized protein (expressed protein) gives rise to the protein MMLSSSGIPGESHINVALALAGSLRDSLDHGQPATFLDHFRMPNAVVLSLWYTPVSYSWTGSTGETTSTCIDSSGNSWYRATMQMRCPGSTHYHLSWLANLKALLWQNKEDSGASSQLLCNIRQQ
- a CDS encoding cytochrome protein (unnamed protein product) — its product is MVHPSVLVEALVMFRPIAQFLLFPPFCMFQFLFQPWIIALAGAGYLISLAVYRLWLSPLAKFPGPKLAALTLWYELYYDIYCEGQYTFQIIRMHEKYGPIVRISPWELHISDPDYYEVLYSRDSPRNKYEYYTRQFGLTKTAMATVDHYHHRLLRSNMNPYFAMTRIRKLEPLIQGLVDKLYDRLREFKGTGTPVALQYPFTCFATDVVTDYTMGAGFHYLDEPDFVPRWSRTLSGVAKSGVYIKPFPWLIKVFNALPESWLSWLNPEMDLTFHFQRRCREVIASIMEEQNANGYDKVKSQFSHPTFFHDVLNSNLPPEEKSPERLWQEVQVVVGAGAETTGKALTWTMFYLLHSPDKLQKLREELNQLDPDRTATLLDFEKMPYLTSVILEGLRLSYGLSTRLQRVAPDRALQFREWSIPAGTPVGMSSTLMHHDERIFPDSHKFIPERWLDLEQRKHLEKYMVAFTKGSRQCIGMNLARSEILLALPKVLRELDFELYETTLEDVTLAHDMFLPFPKMDSKGVRVLIK
- a CDS encoding putative SAM domain methyltransferase, yielding MIHHLPEKSNHATDSWRYYVSGQGLRKWFSLCRILASHVDPLGPFVIRHIDPIKHTMCSHANADLPIDPEADADLYSDEDYSSTAGSSTTSLSSSILNYQYENGRRYHAYRQGEYVIPNDEREQDRLDLGHHICSLVLGGALYKSPISENPRRILDLGTGTGLWAIAMADQYPEAHVIGTDLSPIQPSWVPPNCVFEIDDFELPWNFTQPFDFIHARSVEGSVKDFPHLFRQAHQSLVPGGWFEMMEPTVDIFSDDDSVSKAPHLSEWRDMLIEASGKFGKEMGAAKNYKKWMTEAGFTDVTEEIFKVPFSPWAKDPKLKELGRYQQANMLEALDAYSLALFTRFLGWSVDQIQMLLVGVRQELLDRKLHIYSRYYLVYGRKEIEGS